A genomic segment from Acyrthosiphon pisum isolate AL4f chromosome A3, pea_aphid_22Mar2018_4r6ur, whole genome shotgun sequence encodes:
- the LOC100162037 gene encoding nuclear RNA export factor 1, with the protein MAGRSRGRNSSGRFHNANPRGERSNEHDDRTSRPSTSRGGGGYSDRHGFNKKVTFKANQRGGNHFRKSWESKTDLVRDQLDMEFPNRNGPSRNTTGRRSFPERNHGRGGNGNFRNLSWALKESSTGWYSVFVPNVEDCDEVLKIIQTYITPVVFYPYNKQYFDNALRFLVDDFKVAKTLHNTSYKITQRDDRKLVIKVCIYLPPRGPISFTPVSSEVREKMIEAMATRYNPSTKSLDLSQFYACSLFTDNQLFVPLNRPAVLLAALNMVAQHTKHDLYGLSLENNHIYLGEGLIWIRRLFPELKVLDLAGNKFSDLKELRCLSGYTIHELNLSRNPVCNTEDKERYKRDVQQFFPMLNKLDNSELPSRYSAIVGSKFKMPINLGNSYPIPEGHNPELPNPVTTLVESFLTQYYVLYDNQVSRQMVSEAYHENAIFTLSSCFLFKNGKGSLSQYLPESRNFLKSDRNRQGRRRFLHKGKQDIINFLDKLPKTKHDIGSFIVDVPLATAAMVQIVVNGVFAEDFKETNFRHVYRSFCRTFCIVPIGSGWSIISDMLFVTTVTDELLLESSKRFHVFKPKPVSSKKNNSNGNSNQNGTMFMEDTDEMAGMESSSSYQQTPTPSYPPPSYQQSTFSSYQPSPMTPPINPQQPSPYQGGMQTSTPQIQQMAPAATDSQQQSNASFPMFNTISPSTTAFPTPSTPASLPVNQLSTEVPVNSMRDTNANPDKLTMIKSFSNESGMNNEWAEKCLVENGWDYAKAASCFSDLKANIPPAAFIH; encoded by the exons ATGGCTGGTAGATCACGAGGACGTAACAGCAGCGGCAGGTTTCATAACGCCAATCCAc GTGGTGAACGGAGTAATGAACATGATGATCGAACTTCAAGACCTAGCACTAGTCGAGGAGGTGGTGGATACTCAGATCGTCATGGTTTTAATAAAAAGGTGACATTCAAAGCAAATCAACGTGGAGGTAATCATTTTCGTAAAAGTTGGGAAAGTAAAACTGATTTGGTCCGTGATCAACTGGATATGGAATTTCCTAATCGAAATGGCCCGTCTAGAAATACTACTGGTCGacg atCTTTTCCTGAAAGAAATCATGGCCGGGGTGGTAATGGTAATTTCAGAAACTTATCATGGGCTTTGAAAGAAAGTAGTACTGGGTGGTATTCAGTATTT GTGCCAAATGTTGAAGATTGTGACGAAGtccttaaaataatacaaacttaTATCACACCTGTTGTATTTTATCCATACAAT aaacaatattttgataatgcTTTAAGATTTCTCGTTGATGATTTTAAAGTTGCTAAAACATTGCACAACACTAGTTATAAGATAACACAAAGAGATGATCGAAaa TTAGTTATAAAGGTGTGTATATATTTGCCCCCACGTGGTCCTATATCATTCACACCAGTATCCAGTGAAGTGAGAGAGAAAATGATAGAAGCCATGGCGACTCGTTACAATCCTAGTACCAAGAGTTTAGATTTGTCACAATTCTATGCTTGTTCAC tgtTTACCGATAATCAACTATTTGTACCATTAAATCGACCAGCTGTTCTTTTGGCAGCACTCAACATGGTTGCTCAACATACCAAGCATGACTTGTACGGTTTAAGTCTTGAAAACAACCACATATATTTAGGTGAAGGTCTTATATGGATACGTAGGTTATTCCCTGAACTGAAAGTGTTGGATTTAGCTGGCAACAAA tTTTCTGATTTAAAAGAGTTAAGGTGTCTCTCCGGTTACACTATTCATGAGCTGAACTTGTCCAGAAATCCTGTGTGCAATACAGAGGACAAAGAGCGTTACAAACG GGATGTACAACAATTTTTTCCCATGCTAAACAAGTTG gATAACTCAGAACTGCCGTCTCGGTACAGTGCGATTGTTGGATCCAAGTTTAAAATGCCAATTAACCTGGGTAATAGCTATCCAATACCAGAAGGCCATAATCCTGAACTGCCGAATCCAGTAACGACTTTAGTAGAATCATTTCTTActcaatattatgtactatacgaTAACCAAGTGTCTAGACAAATGGTATCGGAAGCTTACCATGAAAATGCCATATTCACGTTATccagttgttttttatttaaaaa tggTAAAGGTAGCTTATCACAGTATCTACCTGAAAGCAGAAATTTTTTGAAATCTGACCGAAACAGACAGGGAAGACGTCGCTTTTTACATAAAGGCAAACAAGACATAATAAACTTTTTAGACAAGTTACCTAAAACCAAGCATGATATTGGTTCATTCATAGTTGATGTACCATTGGCAACt gctgCTATGGTTCAGATTGTAGTGAATGGTGTGTTTGCTGAAGATTTTAAAGAAACCAACTTTAGACACGTATATCGATCATTCTGCAGAACATTCTGTATAGTGCCGATTGGGAGTGGTTGGAGTATAATTAGCGATATGTTATTTGTAACAACAGTTACTGATGAGTTATTATTA GAGTCTTCAAAACGGTTCCATGTTTTCAAACCAAAACCAGTGtcatccaaaaaaaataactcaaatggCAACAGTAACCAAAATGGAACAATGTTTATGGAGGATACAGATGAAATGGCTGGCATGGAATCATCATCATCCTATCAACAGACTCCCACGCCCAGCTACCCACCACCATCTTATCAGCAATCCACATTTTCATCTTACCAGCCTTCACCAATGACGCCTCCTATTAATCCACAGCAGCCATCACCTTATCAAGGAGGCATGCAGACATCTACTCCACAGATTCAACAAATGGCGCCTGCAGCAACAGACTCTCAACAGCAGTCAAATGCCTCATTTCCTATGTTCAACACAATATCACCTTCTACAACAGCATTTCCTACACCTTCAACTCCTGCTTCCTTGCCTGTAAATCAATTGTCGACTGAAGTGCCTGTAAATTCGATGAGGGACACTAATGCTAATCCCGATAAGTTGACTATGATTAAGAGCTTTTCAAACGAGTCTGGAATGAATAATGAATGGGCTGAAAA gtGTTTAGTAGAAAATGGTTGGGATTATGCTAAAGCGGCTTCATGCTTTTCAGACCTAAAAGCTAATATTCCACCTGCGGCTTTCATACATTAA